The nucleotide sequence AGGCATCCGATGAATATTTGCCGAGGATGACCATTCCCCAGCCCTCGCATTGTGCGAGAGTGTGCCCTACTAAGCAGTCAGGGCGAATTGTTTTTATTATCAAGGGTGCTATTAGCTTTGTATTAGCCCAATGAGCCTTATTAGCCTTATTAGCCCAATAAGGCTAATAAAATCTCTCCCCAGCCTATTCCGTTAGGCTCTCCCCTCCTTCGGAGGGGCTGGGGGAGGTTCCCCTTACTCCGGACTATACCCGAAATGTTTCAGTTCCTTCTGCGAATTGCGCCAATCCTTATCCACCTTCACGAAAGTTTCAAGGAATATCTTCTTATCAAAGAACCGTTCAAGACTCTTGCGTGCTTCGGTAGACACCTTCTTGAGTGCCATACCCTGATGCCCGATAATGATTCCCTTCTGACTACTACGTTCAACGTAAATAACAGCATTGATATGAATCTGACGTTCATCTTCCTTAAAACGCTCAACGACAACCTCCACAGAATAAGGAATTTCCTTATCATAATAACGCAGAATCTTCTCACGAATAATCTCTGAAACGAAGAACTTTGCTGGCTTATCTGTCAGCTGGTCCTTATCAAAGAAAGCTGGACTTTCTGGCAATAGTTCGTGAATACGCTTCAAAAGAATATCTGTACCAAACTTATTCTTAGCCGAAATAGGGAGTATCTCTGCATTAGGTAACAGTTCATGCCATTTCGTCACAAGGGTGCCAAGCTTCTTTTGGTCGCTCTCATCAATCTTGTTAATAAGCAGAATGACAGGGATTGACATCTTAGAGACTTTTTCCAAGAAGTCCATATTCTTCTCTGGGTCTTCGACAACATCTGTCACATAAAGCAAAATATCGGCATCTGCCAAAGCAGACTCA is from Prevotella melaninogenica and encodes:
- the era gene encoding GTPase Era; protein product: MHKAGFVNIVGNPNVGKSTLMNQLVGEKLSIATFKAQTTRHRIMGIVNTEDTQIVFSDTPGVLKPNYKMQEMMLQFSESALADADILLYVTDVVEDPEKNMDFLEKVSKMSIPVILLINKIDESDQKKLGTLVTKWHELLPNAEILPISAKNKFGTDILLKRIHELLPESPAFFDKDQLTDKPAKFFVSEIIREKILRYYDKEIPYSVEVVVERFKEDERQIHINAVIYVERSSQKGIIIGHQGMALKKVSTEARKSLERFFDKKIFLETFVKVDKDWRNSQKELKHFGYSPE